The sequence CACGCAGCACGAACGCGGCGCGGATCTCCGGGCTCAGGTGCTCGACCGCGTCGGCGATCGCCGAGGCGGCCTCGCGACGCTCGGCCACGCGGTCTGGCCGATCGTCGCCGACGCAGTGCGGCGCCCGCTCGTCGGTGGCCGCGACCAGCTCGTCGTCGAAGCGCACGCGCTCGCGGGCGTTGCGTCGCAGCGCGGTCAGGGCCGTGCGCGTCGCGATCGTCAACACCCAGGTCGAGACGGCGGCGGGGTGATCGACGTCGTAGCGCGGCAGCCCACGCAGGACCCCGAGCAGCGCGTCCTGGGCGACATCGTCGGCTTGGCCGTGGCGACCCGCGCGGCCGAGCACGCGACAGACGATGGCCCACACCGGTCGCTCGAAGTGCTTGAGCACCGCGTGCTGCGCCCAGGCCTGCCCGTCACGCGCCGCCTCGAGGGTCGTCCGGTCGAGCTGGGCCGCGGTCACCGGAACCGCTCGAATGTACGCGACGTCGGCCACGGGGGGGTTCTCGCCGCAGCCGGGGCCGATGTTCCCGGACTTCGACGGGCGCGGGCGTCGACGGGGCCCCCGAGAACCCGCGCGCGGCGGTGGCGGGCATGCCACGCTCGTGGTCGACGTGCCCTGCCCTCGCCTGCCCTTCGCTGCACTCTGGGCCTGCGCCTGCGTGCATGCGCCCGCCCCGTCCACGCCGCCCTCGCCGGGACCGAGCGTGCCCGACGGTGCGTCGGCGATGCACGAGGGCGCCGAGTACCTGCGGCTCGACGCCGAGCTCGACGCGCTCTATCCGCTGCGTGCCAAGATGGTTCGCACAGGCCCGCTGTACCTCGAGCGCGCAGGCACGCCGGTCGCCGACGGTGGTGGTCGCTCGATCACGCTCGAGCTGCGCGTGCTCGACGACGATGCCCATGGCGATCCGCCACGCCCGCGCGTGCTGTGTGAGACTGCGGGCGAGCGCGTCGCGGTCTTCGTCGACGAGGCGGAGCTCGGCGTGGTCGCACGCGACGGCGCGGTGATGGTCGCGCAGGGGTCGGTGCCCGACACGCTGCTGCCGACCGCCACCGGCGTCGCGCTCGACCCCGGCGCGCTGCTGCAGACCCGTAGCAGCCTCGACGGCGAGCTCGTCCACGTCGGGCTCGATCGCGGTGGGCTGTCGGTGTGGGGCTGGGTGCGGCGTGATCGGGTCGGCCGTGCGTTCCGACCCGCACCCCACGTGGTCGAGTCGCGCGGGCGCGCGGCCACCGTGCAGCCCGGTGCTTCGATCTTCGCGTTCCCCGGCGGCCTTGCGTTCGGCGAGGTCGATGCCCACGGCCCGCCGGTGATCGCGTCCTCGCTCACGTTCGTCGCCGACGATCACCGCTTCGTGCGCTTCGATGTCGGCGATGCGCTGGTGGTCGGCTGGGTGTTGCACACCGCGGTCGTGGTGGGCAACCCACCGGCGCCCCCGCCGACCCCCGCGATGCAGCTCGGCACCACGCGCGTGGATGATGATCGTCCGCCGCAGGTGCAGCTGCCGCGGGGGACCCTGCTGCAGGGCACCGCGCTGCGGCGCAGCGTCGGCGTCGTACTCGAGGAGCACGGCTACCACTGCGTGCGCGCGTGCGAGAGTGCCCAACCGGTGGTCGCGGTGCCCGCCTGCGGCGCCACGCTGGAGCTGACGGCAGCGTCGGTGAGGTGACGTTCGCCCGCGACAGTGTCCCCTGGATTGCACAGATCGCTGGGCGATCGCGGGCCGCTCGCGGATCGCCTCTGCCATGCTGCAGTCCTCCTTGTTCGATGCCGTGCTCCAAGGCTTCGCGTTCGTCGCGGCCACCCAGGGTGCAGCCGCCCAGGCGCCGCTGCGCGTCGACGATCCGAGCGCGCTGTTCGTATCGCCGCTGTCGATCGAGCCGCTCGCCGAGCCGCGCTGGGTCGTGCACACGCTGCGACCGCGCGACAAGCTCGGGCGCGTCGCGGCGCGGTACGGCGTCGAGCTGGCCGACCTGCGGGCGTGGAATCGCCTCGATCCCAACGAGAACCCGGCCAAGCGACGCAAGACCCTGCGCGTGCTGGCCCGGCGCATCCCCCCGGCGCCGATGAAGATCGCATACGTCGTGCAGTCCGGCGAGGACTGGGACGACGTCGCCGCCAAGCTGCGGGTCTCCCGTCGCGCGCTGCAGGCGAGCGCGCGACGTGGGGGTCCGCTGGTCGCGGGTGCGACCGTGGTGACGTGGATCGATCCACTCGAGGGGCCCGCGTTCGAGCCCGACGCCGCGCCCCTCGAGGTCGCGCTCGAGCTGCCGACCGACGCCCGCAGCGTCGGACTGCCGCAACGCGGTCGCCTCGAGCACGGTGCGAGCCTGCCCGCCTCGCCGCTGTGGACACTGGCCCATCCATCCCGCGCGTTCGGCAGCAGCCACACGCTGGCGGTGCTCCGCGACGCGTTCACGACGCTGCGCAACGACACCGGCTACCGCGGCGAGGTCACGATCGGCGCGCTCAGTCGGCCCCACGGGGGTCGCTTCGCGCCGCATCGCTCGCACCAGTCGGGTCGCGACATCGACATCCGGCTGCCACTGGTGGCGGGCCTGGGCGATGACGTACGGCATCCCGGCGTCGACGACATCGACTGGTACGCCACCTGGGCCATCGTCGACGCGTTCCTGCGCACGGGCGAGGTCGAGGCGGTGTTCCTCGAGCTCGGACGCCACGAGCGGCTCTACACCGCCGCGCGCATCCTCGGGGTCCCGCGCGAGCGACTGCAAGAGATCATCCGCTGGGCCAACTGGAGCGGCCACGTGATCGTCAAGCACAGCGAGGGCCACGACACGCACATCCACGTGCGCATCCGCTGCGGCGACGACGAGCCGCGCTGTCGCACCGAGGAGTGAACGCCTACGCGCGTGACGGCGGTAGTGGGGTCATCGCGTCCATCATCATTCGCGTGAGCGCGGGCGTGTGCCGTGCCAGCACGTACACCCGCGGGTAGACGATGCGCGCCCGTCGACGCTCGACCGCCATGCGGATGCGCCGCGCCAGCACCGTCGGTACGCCCTCGGGCAGCAGCTTCACGGCGGTGGTCGGCGGCACGACGTCGTAGGCCGCGCGCGCCATCGGGGTGTCGACCGGCCCCGGGTAGACCGTCAGCACCCGCACGCCGGTCTCGCGCAGCTCGCCGCGCAGGCATTCCGACGCCGCCGCGATGCCGGCCTTGGCTGCACTGTAGTGGGTCATGCCGGGGGTCGGAGCCAGCGCCGCGAGCGAAGCGATGTTGACGATCGCGCCGCGATCGCGCGCCAGCATGCCCGGCAGCACCCGCTGGATCAGCGCCAACGGGGACAGCAGATCGACCTCGAAGAGGCTGCGCATCGCATCGCACTCGACCTCGACGGTGCGCGCGACGATCTGCACGCCCGCGTTGTTGATGAGGGTGTCGACCGGGCCGAAGCGGGCCTGCGCGCCGTCGAGCCACGCGGTCGCCTGCTCGGGCCGCGACAGATCGGCGAGCACCACCGCCACGCGATCGCCGAGCTCGGCGGCGAGCTGCTCGAGCAGGGCCCCGCGGCGCGCGACCATGGTCACGCGCGCGCCGCTGCCGGCGTACTCGCGGACCAGGGCGGCTCCGATACCGCTCGAGGCCCCGGTGACGACGACGTGGGCAGGCTCGGCGGCGGGGCGTTCATCGGACATGGCGGGGTGCTCGCGGACGCGGCCCGCCCGATGCGGCGGCCGCGGGGCATCGTAGCAGCCCGCCGATGGCGTGCGTTCGCGCTGGTTTC is a genomic window of Deltaproteobacteria bacterium containing:
- a CDS encoding sigma-70 family RNA polymerase sigma factor; protein product: MADVAYIRAVPVTAAQLDRTTLEAARDGQAWAQHAVLKHFERPVWAIVCRVLGRAGRHGQADDVAQDALLGVLRGLPRYDVDHPAAVSTWVLTIATRTALTALRRNARERVRFDDELVAATDERAPHCVGDDRPDRVAERREAASAIADAVEHLSPEIRAAFVLRAYHDLEYDEIARILEIELGTVKSRLWRARAALQQRLSEVRRDR
- a CDS encoding penicillin-insensitive murein endopeptidase, which encodes MLQSSLFDAVLQGFAFVAATQGAAAQAPLRVDDPSALFVSPLSIEPLAEPRWVVHTLRPRDKLGRVAARYGVELADLRAWNRLDPNENPAKRRKTLRVLARRIPPAPMKIAYVVQSGEDWDDVAAKLRVSRRALQASARRGGPLVAGATVVTWIDPLEGPAFEPDAAPLEVALELPTDARSVGLPQRGRLEHGASLPASPLWTLAHPSRAFGSSHTLAVLRDAFTTLRNDTGYRGEVTIGALSRPHGGRFAPHRSHQSGRDIDIRLPLVAGLGDDVRHPGVDDIDWYATWAIVDAFLRTGEVEAVFLELGRHERLYTAARILGVPRERLQEIIRWANWSGHVIVKHSEGHDTHIHVRIRCGDDEPRCRTEE
- a CDS encoding SDR family NAD(P)-dependent oxidoreductase gives rise to the protein MSDERPAAEPAHVVVTGASSGIGAALVREYAGSGARVTMVARRGALLEQLAAELGDRVAVVLADLSRPEQATAWLDGAQARFGPVDTLINNAGVQIVARTVEVECDAMRSLFEVDLLSPLALIQRVLPGMLARDRGAIVNIASLAALAPTPGMTHYSAAKAGIAAASECLRGELRETGVRVLTVYPGPVDTPMARAAYDVVPPTTAVKLLPEGVPTVLARRIRMAVERRRARIVYPRVYVLARHTPALTRMMMDAMTPLPPSRA